CGCGCTGGGCGCCGTACGGCAGGGGATGCCGACGCCCGCGAGGGTGGGGGAGCTGATCGCGGACGGCACCGCCGAGGGGCTGCTCGCCGGTGCCGTCTACTGCGCGCTCGTCAGCGAGGACGTACGCCACGGGCTCTGCCTCGCCGTCAACCACGACGGCCCCTCCGCCGCGGCCGGTGCCCTCACCGGCGGCCTCCTCGGCGCCCTGCACGGCGAAACGGCCCTCCCGCCGGCCTGGCTGGCCGAGCTGGAGGGCCGTCCCACGCTGCTGGAGCTGGCCGACGACTTCGCGATGGAGATGACCCAGGGCCCGGCCCTGCACGGCCCGGCGGGGTCGTCGCCGGGCTGGCTGGCCCGGTATCCGCGGGGCTGAGGCGCTCGCGGTTCGGTTCGGTTGTGGGTCGGGGCCGCGCCGGGGGTGTCCGTCCTCGGAACGGCGCGGAATCGGTCACTCAATAGAGCGCGCCCGTGCTGACGCGCCAACCGCTGCGGGCGGACACCCCCCGACACGACCCCTCACGTTCGAACGCGGCTGCGGTCGTGCCGCCCAGGGGCGCGGGGAACTGCGCGACCAGCCACAGCGCACCCGCACCCGCCGACGAACCGCCGTCACGTCTTCGTAGGCACCGGCTCAGCCAGCGCAGCGACCCCGTCTCCGTCCGTGTTGATCTTCTCGATGATCGCCAGCCGCTCCGGGGTGTCCTCCGGCTTGATGAAGCCGATCAGGATGTACAGGACCAACGACACCGCGAGCGGGATCGAGACCTGGTACTGGAGCGGGACGCCGCCGTCCACGTTCCAGTTGATCGGGTAGTTCACCAGCCAGAAGGCCAGCAGCCCCATCGACCAGCTGGTGAGCGCCGCCGTCGGGCCCGAGCGGCGGAACGGGCGGAGCAGACCCAGCATCATCGGGATGGCCATCGGGCCCATCAGCCCGGCGACCCACTTGATGACGACGGTGATGATGTCCTTGAAGGTCGGGGAGTTGACCTGCGTCGCCGCCGCCATGGACAGGCCGAGGAAGACGACCGTGGTGATACGGGCGACCCGCAGGCCCTGCCCCTCGCTCCAGGTCCGGGCGCGGCGCCAGACCACCGGCGCGCAGTCACGGGTGAAGACGGCCGCGATGGCGTTGGCGTCGGAGGAGCACATCGCCATCGTGTGGGAGAAGAAGCCGACGATGACCAGGCCCAACAGGCCGTGGGGCAGGAGCTGTTCGGTCATCAGACCGTAGGCGTCCGAACCGTCCGGCTTCTGTGACTGCACCAGCAGCGGGGACAGCCACATCGGGATGAAGAGGACCACCGGCCAGACCAGCCACAGCGCCGCTGACAGCCGCGCGGACCGCTCCGCCTCGTGCGCGCTGCCCGTGGCCATGTAGCGCTGGGCCTGGTTGAGCATGCCGCCGTTGTACTCGAAGAGCTTGATGAAGAGGAAGGCGAGGAGGAAGACCGTGCCGTAGGGGCCGACCAGCGGTTCGCCGTGGCCCTTCAGCTGCGGCTCGTCCCAGGCGCCCCAGAAGCCGATGCCCTTGTCGTTCAGCTCCAGGACCACGGCGATCAGCATGGCCACACCGGCCAGCAACTGGATGATGAACTGGCCGAGTTCGGTCAGCGCGTCCGCCCACAGACCGCCGATCGTGCAGTAGACGGCGGTGATGCAGCCGGTGATGAGGATGCCCTGGTTCAGGGAGATGCCGGTGAAGACCGACAACAGGGTCGCGATCGCCGCCCACTTCGCGCCCACGTCCACGATCTTCAGCAGCATGCCGGACCAGGCCAGCGCCTGCTGGGTTTTGAGGTCGTAGCGGTTCTTCAGGTACTCCAGCGGGGAGGCCACATGGAGCCGGGAGCGCAGCCGGTTGATGCGCGGCGCGAACAGCTTCGAGCCGATCGCGATGCCGAGGGCGATGGGGAAGGACCAGGTGACGAAGGAGGTGACGCCGTAGGTGTACGCGATGCCCGCGTAGCCCGTGAACATCACCGCGCTGTAGCCCGACATGTGGTGCGAGATGCCGGAGAGCCACCAGGGCATCTTGCCGCCGGCCGTGAAGAAGTCGCTGACGTTGTCCACGCGCTTGTGCGACCAGACGCCGATGGCCACCATGACGCCGAAATAGCCGATGAGCACGGTCCAGTCGAGACCGTTCATGTGCGCCCTCCCAGGGTCGACCCGGCGCTCATCGTGGGCGCTCCCGCGTGAACACGACAAGCAGGCGTAAGGTCAAGGGGAGGTAAATTCATTCGGCATACTGGTCTTGGTTCATCTACATGAACGTCACCGCATCAGCTCCCCGGCGTTGACCAGCAACGACTGCCCCGTGATGGATCGTGCCCGGTCCGACGCCAGGAACACCGCCGCGTCCGCCACATCTGCGTCCGTCGCGAGATCGGGCAGCGCCATCCGGTCCGTCAGCCGCTTGAGCACCTCGGCTTCCTCCGCCCCCTCCGTGTGCGCGGTGAACTGGACGTACGCCTGCACCGGCGGCCCCCACATCCAGCCCGGCAGCACCGTGTTCACCCGGATCCGGTACGGGCCGAGCTCCCGGGCCAGCGAGTACATCGCGCTCGTCAGCGCCCCCTTCGAGGCCGCGTACGCCGCCTGCCGCACCTGCGAGGGCGCCGCCACCGAGGACTGCGTACCGATGAAGACGACCGAGCCCCCGCAGCCCTTGAGCGCCGGCAGGCACGCCCGGGTCATCCGCAGCGACCCCAGCAGGTTCACGTCGATCACCGACTGCCAGGTGGTGAAGTCGGCGTCCTCCAGGCCGCCGAAGTAGCTGTCCCAGGCGGCCACATGGACCACCCCGTCGATCCGCCCGAACCGCTCCATCGCCAACTCCGCGAGCGCCGCGCACTGTCGCTCGTCGGTGATGTCCGTCGCCCGGTACGCGGTGTGCGACCCGTCGGGATCGATGTCGGAGGCGGACTTCGCCAGGTTCGCCTCCGTACGCGCCCCGAGCACGGCGTTCCCGCCGTCCCGTACGACGGCGGCGGCGACCTGATGACCGAGGCCGGCCCCTACGCCCGACACCACGACGGTCTTCCCTGAGAGCAGTGATGACATCGATGACCCTCCCGGCGGCTCGACTCGGACTCTGGCGCATTATCTGACGGGGCGTCAGAGTAAGGGCGACCGGAGGAAAGGGGAACCGCATGAGCGACGACACCCGCAGCGAGACGTACGCCGAGCTGGCCGCCGTAGGGCCGTACGGAGTCCACCCGGGCCATGCTCTGATCACCATGGTCGAACCGCACCCGGGCCATGAGTACGCGTACAACCGCTGGTACGAGGACGACCACTACTACGCCGGTGCGATGGCGATGCCCTGGATGTACGCCGGGCGCCGCTGGGTCGCCACCCGGGACCTCCAACTCCTGCGCTACCCCGAGAAGTCGGCGGTCGCCCAGCCGGTCACCGCCGGGTGCTACCTCTCGACGTACTGGATCACCGACGGCCGCTACGCCGACCACATGAAATGGACCGTCGGGATCAACAAGCGCCTCAACCGCGACGGCCGGGTATACCAGGACCGCACCCATGTCTTCACGGCCTTCCAGGACCACGAGGCGACCGTGTACCGGGACGGGGCGGCCGGGCCGCGCGACTACCACGCCCTCGACCACCCCTACGCGGGGCTGGTGATGGAGGTCATCGACGCCGAATCGGCCGAGCAGCGAGCGGAGTTGCTGGAGTGGCTGCGCTCCCGCCGGCTGCCGAAGCGCGTCGCCGGGTCACCGGCGGCGATGGTGACCGTCTTCCGGCCGACGCCGCTGCCCGGCGACCGGATGACGTACGTGAAGCAGGTCGAGGGCGTCGACACCCGGCTGACCCTGCTGTGGTTCCTGGAGGCGGACCCCCGGGAGTGCTGGGAGGCGTACTTCACGGGCCTGGACGGGTCGGTGGCGGAGGCGGGCCTGGGGCGGGTGGAACTGGTCGCGCCGTTCGTCCCGACGGTGCCCGGGACGGACACGTACGTGGACCGGCTGCGCTGAAGCCCCTGTCAGGGCACAAGCCGAGCCCCCTCGGCAAGGACGGCGAGCTGGACGAGAGGGCTCTTCAGTGGTGCTTGTGCAGTTGAGTAGTGCTGTTCGGTCACTGCTGTTTGATCACTCGGTCGTCTACGCCTTGACCGAGCCGACGAAGGCGCTCCACGCGTCCGCGGGGAAAGCCAGGGTGGGGCCGTCCGTGACCTTCGAGTCCCGGACGGCCATCGCCGCGAGAACCGGGGACTTGATCTCGACGCACGCGCCATTGCCCTGGGAGTAGGAGGACTTGACCCACTCGTCCGTGACGCCCTGCTTGATTGCCATGTTCTCTCCGATAGCCAGTTGCTGAGTTGCTGTCACCGCGCGGTGCGTTTGTCTCCGTCTGCACGACACGGTTTGCGCCAACGTTGTTGCCTCGATGGCGTGATCGACGCTACTCGCCAACATCGGAGTGCGGGGGAGGTATTCACCCGGCCGAGTGGCATATTCCAGTGGGGTCTTCCATCACGGCCGGGCTTAGGTGTACCTTTCGGCGCCCCGCCTTACAGAGTGGCCTCGCGTGCGTAGTCCTTCGCCACCTTCGCGATGAATTCCCGGCTTTGGTCCGCGTTCAGGGCCTGTGCCCGCAAATGCTCGTACATCACGCTGTACTTCTGCACGTCCTGCGCCTTCTCCAGGTACAGGTCGCTGGTCACGCCCTCGATGTAGACCACGCTGGAGTCGGCGGCGTCGGGGAACTCGAGGATCGCGTACTGCCCGCTGACCCCCGGGTGCGCGCCCATCGTGAACGGGATCAACTGCACGGTGACATGCGGCAGCTGGGACATCTCGATCAGATGCTCCAGCTGCTCGATCATCACCTGCCGGTTCCCGACCTCGCGGCGCAGCGTCGCCTCGTCGAGCACCGCCCACAGCCGCAGCGGGTTGTCGGCGGCAGAGATACGTTCCTGTCGGCGCAGCCGCACCTGTACGCGCTTGTCGATGTCGGTCGGCGTCGCCTCGGGGAGCGCGCCGGAGATCAGCGACTCGGCGTACGTACGGGTCTGCAACAGCCCCGGGACGACCTGGGGGTCGTACACCCGCAGACTCGCCGCGTCCGTCTCCAGCCCGATGTAGACGCTGTAGGGGATGTCCCCGAAGGAATGCCACCACCCCTGCTGCCGTGAGTCCTTGGCCATCTGCATCAGCGAGTCCACGATCCGGTGGTCCTCGACCTCGTACACCCCGCACAGGTCGCGGACGTCACGCTGGCTGATGCTGCGCCGTCCGTTCTCCAGACGGCTGATCTTCGACTGCGACACCAGCAGCCGTTCGGCGACCTCTTCGGCGGTCATGCCCTTGAGCTCGCGGAGCCGGCGCAGCTCCTGGCCCAGCCGGCGCCGCCTGACGGTGGGATTGACATTGGTCGCCACGAGAACGTGCACCTCCGGCTGCGTGCCTTCGAAAACTGCCACTTTGCGTATCTGCTGTTGAGCAGACTGCCACCAAGGTGGTTTCTACCGCTGGGAAACCGTGGATATGCGCTGCCCAGGCGCCGGTTCGCGGTGAACGGCGGTGACACGCGCGCCGTTGAGAGTGTGTGGAGGCAAAAAAAGCGCGCGGGACGGCGGGACCGTGGTGTCGTCCGGACACACGGTCCCGCCGCCCCGCGCGGACCAGCGGCTCCCGATAC
This DNA window, taken from Streptomyces sp. NBC_00663, encodes the following:
- a CDS encoding sodium:solute symporter family protein, with the translated sequence MNGLDWTVLIGYFGVMVAIGVWSHKRVDNVSDFFTAGGKMPWWLSGISHHMSGYSAVMFTGYAGIAYTYGVTSFVTWSFPIALGIAIGSKLFAPRINRLRSRLHVASPLEYLKNRYDLKTQQALAWSGMLLKIVDVGAKWAAIATLLSVFTGISLNQGILITGCITAVYCTIGGLWADALTELGQFIIQLLAGVAMLIAVVLELNDKGIGFWGAWDEPQLKGHGEPLVGPYGTVFLLAFLFIKLFEYNGGMLNQAQRYMATGSAHEAERSARLSAALWLVWPVVLFIPMWLSPLLVQSQKPDGSDAYGLMTEQLLPHGLLGLVIVGFFSHTMAMCSSDANAIAAVFTRDCAPVVWRRARTWSEGQGLRVARITTVVFLGLSMAAATQVNSPTFKDIITVVIKWVAGLMGPMAIPMMLGLLRPFRRSGPTAALTSWSMGLLAFWLVNYPINWNVDGGVPLQYQVSIPLAVSLVLYILIGFIKPEDTPERLAIIEKINTDGDGVAALAEPVPTKT
- a CDS encoding SDR family oxidoreductase translates to MSSLLSGKTVVVSGVGAGLGHQVAAAVVRDGGNAVLGARTEANLAKSASDIDPDGSHTAYRATDITDERQCAALAELAMERFGRIDGVVHVAAWDSYFGGLEDADFTTWQSVIDVNLLGSLRMTRACLPALKGCGGSVVFIGTQSSVAAPSQVRQAAYAASKGALTSAMYSLARELGPYRIRVNTVLPGWMWGPPVQAYVQFTAHTEGAEEAEVLKRLTDRMALPDLATDADVADAAVFLASDRARSITGQSLLVNAGELMR
- a CDS encoding DUF397 domain-containing protein; protein product: MAIKQGVTDEWVKSSYSQGNGACVEIKSPVLAAMAVRDSKVTDGPTLAFPADAWSAFVGSVKA
- a CDS encoding helix-turn-helix domain-containing protein, translating into MATNVNPTVRRRRLGQELRRLRELKGMTAEEVAERLLVSQSKISRLENGRRSISQRDVRDLCGVYEVEDHRIVDSLMQMAKDSRQQGWWHSFGDIPYSVYIGLETDAASLRVYDPQVVPGLLQTRTYAESLISGALPEATPTDIDKRVQVRLRRQERISAADNPLRLWAVLDEATLRREVGNRQVMIEQLEHLIEMSQLPHVTVQLIPFTMGAHPGVSGQYAILEFPDAADSSVVYIEGVTSDLYLEKAQDVQKYSVMYEHLRAQALNADQSREFIAKVAKDYAREATL